CAAGGAATAATGGATTCGATATTTACAAAATTTGGTAAGGTTGGAATGGTTAATGCGTCAGCCAATTGGGACAAGTGGAATGAAATTGCACAAAACATGGTAAATCATGAAGACCAAAAGGTGAAGATTGCCATGGTTGGAAAATATGTGACACTTGCAGATAGTTACGTGAGCGTAAATCATGCATTAAAACATGCAGGTGCAAAAATAGGAAAATCAATAGACATAGACTGGATAGACTCTGAATCAATTTCAGATTACAATATACTATCAAAGTATGATGGAATTTTAGTTCCTGGAGGGTTTGGCACCAGAGGATCTGAGGGAATAATTAATACTGCAAACTTTGCACGTGAAAAAAATATACCATATCTTGGGATATGTTTTGGATTTCAGTTGGCAGCAATTGCGTTTGGGCGAAACGTATTGAATTTAGAAGATGTAAATTCTACTGAAATTAAAGCAGATGCAAAAAATCCAATTGTAGATTTACTTCCAGAACAAAAAGATATTTCAGATATGGGTGGCTCTCTTAGGTTAGGAGCAAATGAAGTAAAAATTAAAGAAAATACAAATGCGTATAAAATTTACAACACAAATTCTATAAATAAACGACATAGACATAGATATGAAATTAACAAAAAATACATTCCAGAATTTGAAAAAAATGGAATGGTATTTTCAGCTGATAGTGATGGAGGAAAAAGAATGGAAATGCTAGAAATTCCATCTCATAAATTCTATCTAGGAGTTCAATTCCATCCAGAGTTCAACAGCAGACCTGGATATCCAGAAGAAGCTTTTGCAGCATTTGTAAAAGCAGCGTCTAAAAAATAGAATATTTAGGACAGGACAGAATTCCAAGATTGTGAATTTGGATCTTTACCAAGTAGAGAGTGAAATCATGAAAAAGTGCAAGGAATGCGGCAATGATTACGAGGTGTGAATTAAAGATTTTTGTTTTGATAAC
This genomic window from Nitrosopumilus ureiphilus contains:
- the pyrG gene encoding glutamine hydrolyzing CTP synthase, whose amino-acid sequence is MQTKFIFVTGGVMSGLGKGVTTSSIAKLLQLADQKVSCIKIDPYLNYDAGTMNPVAHGEVFVTEDGGECDMDIGNYERFLNQNIPKSHNITTAQVYSSVIEAERKGEYLGACVQIIPHVTDEIKNRIRKIAEDEKLDFLIVECGGTVGDIESLPFLEALRQLRVEEGPQGVIFVHVTLAPSLDVVGEQKTKPTQHSVQELRRIGIQPDFLAVRCTLPLEEKTKKKIAMFTNVTPNDVLSCHDANSIFEVPQMLYDQGIMDSIFTKFGKVGMVNASANWDKWNEIAQNMVNHEDQKVKIAMVGKYVTLADSYVSVNHALKHAGAKIGKSIDIDWIDSESISDYNILSKYDGILVPGGFGTRGSEGIINTANFAREKNIPYLGICFGFQLAAIAFGRNVLNLEDVNSTEIKADAKNPIVDLLPEQKDISDMGGSLRLGANEVKIKENTNAYKIYNTNSINKRHRHRYEINKKYIPEFEKNGMVFSADSDGGKRMEMLEIPSHKFYLGVQFHPEFNSRPGYPEEAFAAFVKAASKK